A genomic window from Pseudonocardia broussonetiae includes:
- a CDS encoding PaaX family transcriptional regulator C-terminal domain-containing protein → MDEERDGSRPQTVLLALLGAYVLGRDVRVATAGVLELLRRAEVSEQAARSTLSRMARRGLLERTRRGREVYLGLTPLAERVLTDGGERMWHTGPVNDGWDGTWTLLSYSLPDSWTRQRHALRARLVWAGFGSLRGGLWLAAGPVDVAAVVDGLEAAAHLSVFTATALPPTDVDALVRDAWDLTVPAGDYERFVRRWSDPVRAPADPLARQVLLEADWLRAIRHDPRLPVGHLPASWPAPAAHALFLRRHGEVAPEAARVAAEILRSVPAGVS, encoded by the coding sequence GTGGACGAGGAGCGCGACGGCAGCCGCCCGCAGACCGTGCTGCTGGCCCTCCTCGGCGCGTACGTGCTGGGTCGTGACGTGCGGGTGGCGACGGCGGGGGTGCTGGAGCTGCTGCGCCGGGCGGAGGTGTCCGAGCAGGCGGCGCGCTCGACGCTGAGCCGGATGGCGCGGCGCGGGCTGCTCGAGCGCACCCGCCGCGGCCGGGAGGTCTACCTCGGGCTCACCCCGCTCGCCGAGCGCGTGCTGACCGACGGCGGCGAGCGGATGTGGCACACCGGCCCGGTCAACGACGGCTGGGACGGCACCTGGACCCTGCTGTCGTACTCGCTGCCCGACTCCTGGACCCGGCAGCGGCACGCGCTGCGCGCCCGGCTGGTGTGGGCGGGGTTCGGGTCGCTGCGCGGCGGGCTGTGGCTGGCGGCGGGGCCCGTCGACGTCGCGGCGGTCGTCGACGGGCTGGAGGCGGCCGCGCACCTGTCGGTGTTCACCGCGACGGCGCTGCCCCCGACCGACGTCGACGCCCTGGTCCGCGACGCCTGGGACCTGACCGTCCCGGCGGGGGACTACGAGCGGTTCGTGCGCCGGTGGTCCGACCCGGTGCGGGCGCCCGCCGACCCGCTGGCCCGCCAGGTGCTGCTGGAGGCCGACTGGCTGCGCGCGATCCGCCACGACCCGCGGCTGCCGGTCGGGCACCTCCCGGCGTCGTGGCCCGCCCCCGCGGCGCACGCGCTGTTCCTGCGCCGCCACGGCGAGGTCGC